The stretch of DNA TTCAGGAAGAAAGAAAGGCATGGGTGGAATCCACCTGGGACTATGTGAAACTCATTGCCCCCCTTCTTGCCATTGGTGTACTGGCTGCTGGCTTTTTCCTCGGCCGCCCCGGTCATCCCGCCCTGATACCCGAATCATGGATAGCAGGACTTGTGGGCGGTAACTCCTTTGGGGCCAACCTTTTTGCAGCCCTTGCCGGTGGCCTGATGTATTTTGCCACCCTAACGGAGATCCCAATTCTGCAGGGCCTCATGGGTTCAGGCATGGGAGAAGGTCCGGCACTGGCCCTTCTTCTGGCAGGTCCTGCCATCTCCCTTCCCAATATGCTGGTGGTTTCCGGTGTACTGGGAGTTAAAAAAACAGCGGTTTTCAGCCTGCTGGTCATTGTCATGTCCACGGCGGCTGGTATGTTCTATGGTAGTTTTTTCGTGTAAAAAAACTCAGCGGGAAACTGCCGGAAAATGATCCGGCCAGACCCCGCCCCAATCCTGAAAAAGGAGAGGCAAAGATGGAAATCAAGGTTCTGGGTCCAGGGTGCGCCAAATGCACACAGGCGGAAAAAATTGTAAGAGAAGCCGTAGCGGAAGCAGGTGTTGACGCTTCCATTGAAAAGGTATCCGATCTCCTCAAAATTGCAGGATATGGAGTTTTCGGAACCCCCGCCGTTATCATTGACGGAGATGTGAAAATGGTTGGCAAGGTACCCAAAAAAGAGGAGGTGTTGGGCTGGCTCCAATGAAAAAAAAGGGGAAGGAAGTAT from Desulfobotulus mexicanus encodes:
- a CDS encoding thioredoxin family protein, which gives rise to MEIKVLGPGCAKCTQAEKIVREAVAEAGVDASIEKVSDLLKIAGYGVFGTPAVIIDGDVKMVGKVPKKEEVLGWLQ